Sequence from the Temnothorax longispinosus isolate EJ_2023e chromosome 6, Tlon_JGU_v1, whole genome shotgun sequence genome:
aaactcattttttataaaaaataatttattgaatatcaAACTTTAGCACTATCTTCAGGTAGGAAGGCATTAATAATGACTCCATctgtacaattatataataataacacttTTACCTAAACTTGACTTCAAAGATTTCCCTACAAGATTTTCTACAAGCATTACATTTCTTcataacataaaagaaataaaaacaactgAATCAATGGCttcgatataatataaacaaataaaaaaaatatgcacagATACAACATGTGACATAGTTTAAGATCACACAAATGAGTTCATAGAATGAAATGTAAGACTTGTCCATTAAtgtcaaaaacaaaaatatatatattggcacaaatatatttggcataataataatcatgtactttggtaaaaaatatttccacaTTATGGTGGAACTTAAAAATTGTAGGCAATATCTAGGATGCtttcgcaaaaaaattaaaataatccaGATTAAAATGATCCTGCGCGGTAATTAGTCAAATCTGAAATttcattgaataaattttcaatgagATTCAATGAAATTTCAGATTTGACTAATCACAGCGGAGGATTATTTTGGTTTTGTCGCGAAAGCAGCCTAGCTTGCTAGCTATGCAGCAGCATAGTTGATAATGAGCCGTAGTGacacaaaattaaagataatctTAGGAAAGACAAGGAGATCAAaaactaacaaaataataaaactaataatcaCTTATCAGTTGTACTGTCTTAATTATAAGAGCTTGGTCCAAGGTATTGGGTATTTTCTATATCACAGTCCATAGTTGTTTTTTCCGCAGCATCAATTACCTTCAGACGAGCATCCAGAAGCTGTAAAAATTGAGTTCTCATAGCCATCTTCTCTTTGTGTCgaatttctttcctttcttcaGACTGTCTATGCAACTTCTCCTTTGCCTCCAACTTTTTAAGATAATGTTCCTCCCTGTCACTTTTAATTTTGCTATAGATAGCATCTGCGAGCTCCTCGGCCctgctcttttttttcttgtctGCAAGACAAAAACAGTATGTAATTAGTAGACTTCagattatatacaaattgCATATAACCCGAAGTCtagtaattacattataacatACTTTGATAAGTATCtgcaattaacaaatattaccTCCTTGAGAAGTGCATGACGCTGTGTCTAATACTGATGATGAGACAGAGTCTGAAGTATCGTTGCTCGGCCCACTGCTAGACGCAGTGCTCAACGGAGTCACCCAAGGGCGTTGCCCAAAAATCTTTTCCATGGTCTgaaatatgacaaaatatacttccgtatataaatatttccaaattatatacatgttttgcaataaaaacatttttttttcacctcATAAAATTCCCAGTTAGGAATACGTCCGTTGCCACTTTGTTTAGATGcatccttaatttttttatacctcCTCTTCAGGCTGTCCATTTTTGAAGAAATCTGTCCCCAAGAGAATGTATATCCCTTTGATCTCATTATTTTGTCAATTTCTTCCCAGTAAAATCTGTGGGCCCTCTTCCCAGACTTAAAAAGACTTTCTTTCTCACTATATTCGTGCAACAGCAGTAAAGTCGCTGCTGAGTTCCACTTCGCTCCACCTAAGAGGatcaaaaacaaaatagaatactttgagaaaagatattaatactatGAAAAGATCACAAACAACACAGATTTATACCATCTATACCTGATCAAAGATCTTCAAAAGTACGTACCTTCTTTGGTTGATTCATCATCTCCCTCCGTTTCCTCCTCTTGTCTTTCTTCATCTTCGCTTAAATTGTCAGAGACTACTTGGGTCTGGAAAGTGTCATGTGTTCTTCTTAATGCAGCATTTGCTACACGTTTAGCAAACTTGGgatctgtataaaaataagattcatatagacacatatatacatttaatatttatgggAAATCAAAATTCTTCCAGAGTAAAGCAAGATAGATTGCTTTGATAGATATGCTTAATTAAGAGTGCGCAGTGATgagagtaaaataaagagGAACAGAAATGCATTCTGCAATAAGCGCagtaattgcaaataaaatgcattctgcgcaGTGCGCAGTGATTACTTTATcattcaaagaaaaaaaagaaaaatacatattatctttttaGTAGAGTAAGCCTACCGGGGATACcacttaaaaaaaacgcgtcagcAATCATGCACCCCTCATGGGTGGCGCGGAAACTATTGtcctaattataattatatattctaacCGTCTATATAactaacattttaatattattcggAGGAGATTACAGTTCCATCATGCTTATAGCACGCGCGACGCTCCTGAGATGACGCGTCACGTGAGCGATCGGCGGCTCGGCCGCTGAGCCTCGAGCGGTAGTGGGGGTATAGGAGGCGTCGGCGTCGCCTCAGGAATCGGCCCGAAATGTGCAACTAatgtgcaaataaataaagaaatacg
This genomic interval carries:
- the LOC139814929 gene encoding uncharacterized protein; this translates as MCLYESYFYTDPKFAKRVANAALRRTHDTFQTQVVSDNLSEDEERQEEETEGDDESTKEGGAKWNSAATLLLLHEYSEKESLFKSGKRAHRFYWEEIDKIMRSKGYTFSWGQISSKMDSLKRRYKKIKDASKQSGNGRIPNWEFYETMEKIFGQRPWVTPLSTASSSGPSNDTSDSVSSSVLDTASCTSQGDKKKKSRAEELADAIYSKIKSDREEHYLKKLEAKEKLHRQSEERKEIRHKEKMAMRTQFLQLLDARLKVIDAAEKTTMDCDIENTQYLGPSSYN